The following nucleotide sequence is from Acyrthosiphon pisum isolate AL4f chromosome A2, pea_aphid_22Mar2018_4r6ur, whole genome shotgun sequence.
GGATCCTGATCTGCCCTTTGTTCTGAACTTTGCAATTGCTTGTTCAGCTAGATCGGCTCTTTCTTCAGCCTCTTCCAGTTCTTGTTGGGCCTTACGGAACTTAGCCAAGTTGAGTGCGGCAATTTCTTCGGCCTCTTCGATCTGTCTCTTGTATGTCTTGATCTTTTGTTGCAGTTTGTCAACCAAGTCTTGCATGCGCTCATGGTTCTTTCTGTCTTCGTCTCCTTGGAAGCTCAACTCCTTAATTCTACGCTCAGATTTTCTTAGGTTCTTTTGCGCATCGGCGTGTCTGCGTTGTTCACCATCCAACTCGTTCTCCAATTCTCGTACCCTTTGTTCGAGTTTCTGAATAGCTTTCTTACCACCCTTCAATGCATTATTTTCAGCTTCATCTAAtcttacctaaaaatattaaataagtattaaaaataatgccaTCATACTTTAAGAATTAAAACAgtccattaaaattaaaatttatttaatcatgcTTACTTGTAATTCCTTGATTTGTGTTTCAAGAGCTTTCCTAAGTTTTTCTTGGGTTTGTGCGTGGTCTTGTTCGGCTCTGAGTTCATCAGCAAGTCTGGCAGCGTCTACCATTGCCTTCTTGGCCTTTTCTTCGGAGTTCTTAGCTTCATTCAATAACTCGTCTAAGTCAgactgtatacaaataaatacattattaataaacgttatacttggaaaatattcaatttatgctataatattacatgtaagGTTTGTAGTTCTCCTTCCAGCTTCCTCTTGGCAGCAGAAATGGAGGTAGCCTGTGCGGAAAGTTCATTGAGCTGTTCATGAGCATCAGCCAATTCTTGTTCAACTTGTCTCCTGCCACGGTCAGATTGTTCCAATAAGGTTCTGGATTCTTCCACTTCGTTTTGTAATGCGTTCGCTCGTCTTTCGGAGATTCCCAACTGTTCTCGGGCATCTTCTCTAGCCCTAGATTCTTCTTCGAGAGCAGTTTGTACATCCTTCAATTGTTGTTGGTACCGCTTAATGTTCTTTTGGGCTTCAGCATTAGCTTTGTTAGCGTGGTCTAAAGCGATTTCAAGTTCATTGATGTCAGCTTCCAACTTCTTCTTCATTCTAAGAGCTTCAGCCTTTCCTTTAGCTTCAGCTTCCAAGCTAGCTTGCATAGAGTCTAAAGCACGTTGGTGGtttttcctaaaataatataggttgtATGCGTTATGTACATTTCAAAACTTTCAAAtcttacttaaatataatttcagtaTTGCATTAAATGTTAGGTAATTAAAGTATATAAAGATATTCATCACTTTgctaggtataaatattttaacaattatattttacctgGTATTTTCGAATTCCTCTTCTTTCTCTTGGATACGTCTGTCAATTTCTTGTCTAACTTGAGACAGTTCCAATTGTGCTCTCAATACTTTGTTCTCTTCCTGTTCTAATGCTGCTTCAGCTTCTTCTAATGCAGCCTGGAGTTCATCCTTCTCAACTTCCAATCGTTTGCgttgtttttcaatttcatgGATGTTTCTGCCACCTTCACCAATTTGATCAAGAAGATCCTTGACTTCATCTGTTCAAatcaaaatagtattaatattacacattataatacataacacatttaaataaagtataaaacttaCCGGCTAGATTCTTGTTTTCACGTCTGACTCCTTCCAATTGTTCTTGAGCTTCTTCATAGGCTCCCTTAAGACGGAAGAGTTCAGTGGAATAGTTTCTGCATTCTTTCTGGCTTGCATCTAATTCAGCTGCTAAGTCATCAACCTTGAGTTTCCATTCTCCAATGATCTTGTCAATGGCCTTGGCCTTCTTTTCAGCAGCATTAGCAATTGCTGTTGCTCTGTCGACTTCCAATTGTAAGTCTTCGACTTCAGTTGCCAAACGTTGTTTCGTTTTCTCTAAAGCAATAACCTTTTGGTTGAGTGACTCGATGGTCTCTTCAGCTTCAGCGAGACGAGCTTGCAATTTGCGTCTAAGAAAATAAAGGTTATGTGAATagtatattagatttaaaaatattataatatgtctacacAGGTTTTAAAtgcattgcataatatattttatttgaataggaGAATACTCACTTAGCTTCCTCAAGTTCTTCAACTCTGGCAATACCCTCAGATTCATATTTGGTACGCCATAATTGAACTTCAGCATTAGCCTTGCTCAATTGTCTTTGAATGTCAGCCTTAGCTTCAGCTTCTTCTTCCAATTGTTCACGAATGTTGTCAATATCGTGTTCCAAGTTTCTGAATTTACCCAAAAGTGTAGCGCGTtcctaaataaaattgaataatatcgattaatattataagtaaaactgcaataagtttttatataaaaatatttacccttCCTTCTTCATCAGCCAGTCTCTTAGTATCTTCGAGTTGGGTGGTGAGGGAAATCTTGATCTTAGCCAACTGAGAAACCTGTGATTCGGCTTCTTCCAATTGACGAAGTAAGTCGGAGTTTTCAATGCTCAACTTCTTCTTGGCAGCATCAAAGTCATTCAATGTGCGGTTGGTTTCATCAAGTTTACCTTGAACTTCGTTCAACTGGTGTTGTACTTGTTTGTAGATCTTTTCAGTCTGggcctaatattataaatccgaAATAAATTAGAATCCAATCGTACATTATTTGTAGAACAGAAAATGAACACAAACACGAAACAATTATTTGAACACATTTTACAAGTATTAGTACATATTTGATTAAGACATCATCATACATTTACAACGCACACTTTAAATCTAAGTTATTTTAACGTCACAGAAAACGTATTACTCAGCACATTTTAACTGGaacataagtattttaaacaGTCATTACTAAAtcctatgtttataaaatatgttagtaGCTCatgataaaaacattgtattattttgactatttataatgtaatattataatatttgcctGCTAATAATGATGACTTTTAAAACTTTCAACAACGAAGCTTCTATTACATACATAAAGTTAAGTGCGAAAATgaatttaaagatttattaatgtgaagcaatttttttttttgaattattattcgaATGTTCTTTTTTGCCAAAGCAGTACATCATTTGTTTTTTCAACCAACCTTTTCGTTAGAAATGTGGTCTAAGCTTGCACGTGTGTCATTCAATTCACACAAGAACTGGCATTTATCCTTCTCAGCTCTAATAAtcaatacaacattatttttatttacattttaaactatcgttgcttacaaaaataaatattatatttatatattaatttatttcagatTCATCGCTTTAAACtgaccaaataatatatttaattgccTCTGTGGTACCTACTGATTATATCATCAAGATCTTAATACCCTAAttagataatagataaaaatgaatttattttaaacaggaATAAACATGCTTTCGAAGTTTGTTTTCATTGAATTACAAATGAGGATAAAACATGGTCATGCAACATATATAAACACTGAACCTTAGTGTTTTTTCTACCTTTTCTCTAGATATTAAATCAACAGCAGCTCTAGTGTTGTTTAAGTCGTTGGCAAGATAATGTGAATGATGCTCAGCcctaatttgataaaatatatattattttaaatcgttaatacaacaatttatttacattagacagataattaaataaattaaaaaatgatttaataattaataaaaacttacttttCTCAATtacttaatgtatattttaatttatttaataccgaTAAATTATTCTAGTGCTTggaagtttaattatttaaaattattatttctaacgaTAAATTTCGTAACGATTATGCAGTTCAAATAGTTTATAGATAAAGCACccatatataattaaatcatatcaGTATGgaatgtatatttttcattattataaaatttcattgttatatttttttaaatagtaaaaatacgaAACATACTTGGTCTTGAGTTTGTTCAACTGGTCGATTTGGTCACCCATCTCTGCAACGGCGTCATTGTGCTTCTTGCGTAAGTTGGCTAAGGTAGCTTCGTGTTGAATGTTAGCTTCCTCCAAATCACGACGGAGTTTGCTCATCTCAGCTTCACGTTTCTTGTTCAACTCAATTTGAGCGGAAGTAGCACCACCAGCTTCTTCAAGGCGTTCGCCCAACTCTTCCAATTCACGGGCAAGATCAGCGCGTTGCTTCTCAgcctatcaataatataaatatatatattggttagTAAAAATGCGTAACTTACATTAAATCGTAAGACTAAATCGaataatttaaacgttatttttcaattgttattaGTTGTTACCTTAGCGCGGGCTTGTCTTTCGGCTTCAACCTCTTCTTCGAGTTCTTCGATTCTCGACTGAAAGGGGAATgacgaatattaattaaaaattaaaagttacaatTAAGTAAACTATCTAATAgcatacttttcaaaatataaaataatatatttaatcgcTTACTTGAAGTTCtttgatttgtttttgttgtttgcCAACTAAAGCTTGTTCGTCTTCTAGTTTGGCAGTAAGGGAAGCCAATTCCTTGTCTTTCCTTTGAATTGTTTGTTCAAGTTCTTTTTTGTTGCGTTCCAAATCAGAAACAGCTTCTTGGGTAAGTTTCAAGTCTCCTTCTGTCTTCCTCTTACCCTTTTCAATATCACCTCGTAATTTCTTTTCACGTTCTAACGAATCTTCCAACTCGTCCAAAGTTTGTTCCAACTTGTTCTTAACTTTGTTAAGATGGTTGATTTTGTCTTCAGCCGCCTATAATCAAATAATGAGCAATTATTTACTCAAATGTATTcgataattactaaaaattgtGGATTAGGTATTAATCTTAAATGTTAAAACTGACCTGTAATTCTTCGGCAGTTTTCTGGGCGGTTTCACCAGACAATTTCTTTTCTTTGTTCAACTTGTTGATAAGTTCGTCTTGGTGAGCAATTTCATCATTCAAGTTGCGAATTTGGTGATCTTTGGATGCCTTATCTTGATCGGACTTTTGAATAGAAAGTTCCAAATCTTCGACATCTTTTTTGAGTCCTGCATTTTCTTGTTCCAATTTCTTTTTCTGTTGGAACAGTTGGTTACGCGCATCTTCTTCCTGGGTTAACCTCTCTTGAGTTtcctataatacattttgaacattttagcaAGACGTACATTATTAAtacgtgtataaattatttaaatttatagaataGACGTAACAAATTTATGTTGTATCCctgcatatataattatatatataaataagaaagAGTTTTCATaggatgtaaaaaatactaaaataatttgtctgtacgtttctataaaataaaatattttgtaaaagagtaatatattattaatatttaaaagagaaatataactaaattatttgtttgaatgTCTGCcaaatctaattaaaaaaataaatacttcgAGTAATACTAATAGTTTGAATACTCATCGGTGCATGTCAAAATTACgtgggtataaaatataaattatacaaattaaacaggTTAATGAAGTACATGTTTAAAGAATTTTACTTGATGAATGCCGTTTACACATAAACCAATGTTATCCAGATGTTTTGATAATGACCCAACAGTCAACGCGTttgatttaatcatttattttgggAATATTTTCAACATATCTATAGAGGTCGGTATGTtggtatttttactaaaataacgATGAAATCAGATTACGAAACCTATTCTATAGTATGCCTCTATGTAAACGTGTATTTTGTTCAACATTTCAAACACAATCTCTTTTAgtgaaacatttataaatacacaattaaaataaaaagagtactatttacaattttagtaatGTAACATTCTATGATACGTAATAAATCAGATAATTTTACTTCTTTAATTAATGCAATGCAATGTTATAGAAATAAACTCTTTTAAAActacttacattttaataaaatacctacacaagcacacaactttaaaaaaatgtataaattgtatattcattctatttaaaataagtttaaccAACTGTTAGCATATTCAAGTGTCTGTATTTAATACACCGAAACAgcgtataacttatatatttctatatattctatatatttgttttgtttttatgtgtACTTTATACTGTATAGGACtgtacttttattatacaacaatacagcataatatatttatattgtaaaaaaaaaaattaatattataatataagtattttttaacttagataatattgttcaaaagtAAATATGgcgatgtattaaatattaaataaaagtgcCGGTCAAGCAgcgtttcttttttaatttaaattaattagtatactataagtagtgtgtaaattaaaattcaacattcttaaataataattattaaagttacaaACAAAACATCGCCGAgtgatgtaggtatttattttttagaaatccttaattttttcatataatttatttttaaatatctaatatatgtattaaataacatgcaataaataaaattgtttttttttcatacatcaGAATATTAATCTATTTCCAGGTACATTGCGTGTGGGCACGTGTTATCGCATGTCCCCCACCCCCCATATCGGGATTTATGGGCCTTTTCGTTGCCAGCGAATTTTTCTAACATGTCGTGAAATCTATGTTATGAAAGAAGGAGAAGGAGA
It contains:
- the LOC100167379 gene encoding myosin heavy chain, muscle isoform X17, producing MPRVVKQEGDDPDPTPYLFVSLEQKRIDQTKPYDAKKACWVPDEAEGFVQGEIRGTKGELVTVALPNGEVKDFKKDQVGQVNPPKYEKAEDMSNLTYLNDASVLYNLKERYYHKLIYTYSGLFCVAINPYKRFPVYTNRCAKLYRGKRRNEVPPHIFAISDGAYVNMLTNKENQSMLITGESGAGKTENTKKVIAYFATVGASTKKEEEAAGGVKKKGSLEDQVVQTNPVLEAFGNAKTVRNDNSSRFGKFIRIHFGPSGKLAGADIETYLLEKARVISQQSLERSYHIFYQIMSGSVKGVKEMCMLSEDIHDYYYVSQGKTTIPNMDDGEEFQLTDQAFDVLGFTEEEKNDIYKITASVMHMGGMKFKQRGREEQAEADGTDEGARVAKLLGVDCDDLYKNLLKPRIKVGNEFVTQGRNKDQVAYSVGAMSKGMFDRLFKFMVKKCNETLDTQQKRQHFIGVLDIAGFEIFDYNGFEQLCINFTNEKLQQFFNHHMFVLEQEEYQREGIEWAFIDFGMDLAACIELIEKPMGILSILEEESMFPKATDKTFEDKLTSNHLGKSPNFRKPAPPKPGCQAGHFALAHYAGVVSYNITGWLEKNKDPLNDTVVDQFKKGTNKLLVEIFADHPGQSGGQADAGGKGGRGKKGGGFATVSSSYKEQLNNLMTTLKSTQPHFVRCIIPNELKQAGVIDSHLVMHQLTCNGVLEGIRICRKGFPNRMVYPDFKLRYKILYPKGVKDSMSPEEATKTILQGIELDPEQYRLGNTKVFFRAGVLGQMEELRDERLSKIIGWLQSYIRGYIARKDFKKLQDQRLALLVIQRSLRKYMKLRSWPWWKMWSRVKPLLNVANIEDELRRLEEEVEKVTAALEREEKLRKELEALNSKLLAEKTQLLQSLEGEKGSASSIQERAAKLAAQKSDLESQLSETQERLTQEEDARNQLFQQKKKLEQENAGLKKDVEDLELSIQKSDQDKASKDHQIRNLNDEIAHQDELINKLNKEKKLSGETAQKTAEELQAAEDKINHLNKVKNKLEQTLDELEDSLEREKKLRGDIEKGKRKTEGDLKLTQEAVSDLERNKKELEQTIQRKDKELASLTAKLEDEQALVGKQQKQIKELQSRIEELEEEVEAERQARAKAEKQRADLARELEELGERLEEAGGATSAQIELNKKREAEMSKLRRDLEEANIQHEATLANLRKKHNDAVAEMGDQIDQLNKLKTKAEHHSHYLANDLNNTRAAVDLISREKAQTEKIYKQVQHQLNEVQGKLDETNRTLNDFDAAKKKLSIENSDLLRQLEEAESQVSQLAKIKISLTTQLEDTKRLADEEGRERATLLGKFRNLEHDIDNIREQLEEEAEAKADIQRQLSKANAEVQLWRTKYESEGIARVEELEEAKRKLQARLAEAEETIESLNQKVIALEKTKQRLATEVEDLQLEVDRATAIANAAEKKAKAIDKIIGEWKLKVDDLAAELDASQKECRNYSTELFRLKGAYEEAQEQLEGVRRENKNLADEVKDLLDQIGEGGRNIHEIEKQRKRLEVEKDELQAALEEAEAALEQEENKVLRAQLELSQVRQEIDRRIQEKEEEFENTRKNHQRALDSMQASLEAEAKGKAEALRMKKKLEADINELEIALDHANKANAEAQKNIKRYQQQLKDVQTALEEESRAREDAREQLGISERRANALQNEVEESRTLLEQSDRGRRQVEQELADAHEQLNELSAQATSISAAKRKLEGELQTLHSDLDELLNEAKNSEEKAKKAMVDAARLADELRAEQDHAQTQEKLRKALETQIKELQVRLDEAENNALKGGKKAIQKLEQRVRELENELDGEQRRHADAQKNLRKSERRIKELSFQGDEDRKNHERMQDLVDKLQQKIKTYKRQIEEAEEIAALNLAKFRKAQQELEEAEERADLAEQAIAKFRTKGRSGSTARGGSPIGHRPPVKPQFDGFAFPPRFDLHPEGDF
- the LOC100167379 gene encoding myosin heavy chain, muscle isoform X39; amino-acid sequence: MPRVVKQEGDDPDPTPYLFVSLEQKRIDQTKPYDAKKACWVPDEAEGFVQGEIRGTKGELVTVALPNGEVKDFKKDQVGQVNPPKYEKAEDMSNLTYLNDASVLYNLKERYYHKLIYTYSGLFCVAINPYKRFPVYTNRCAKLYRGKRRNEVPPHIFAISDGAYVNMLTNKENQSMLITGESGAGKTENTKKVIAYFATVGASTKKEEEAAGGVKKKGSLEDQVVQTNPVLEAFGNAKTVRNDNSSRFGKFIRIHFGPSGKLAGADIETYLLEKARVISQQSLERSYHIFYQIMSGSVKGVKEMCMLSNNIYDYNNVSQGKITIPGMDDGEEFMLTDQAFDVLGFTEEEKNDIYKITASVMHMGGMKFKQRGREEQAEADGTDEGARVAKLLGVDCDDLYKNLLKPRIKVGNEFVTQGRNKDQVAYSVGAMSKGMFDRLFKFMVKKCNETLDTQQKRQHFIGVLDIAGFEIFDYNGFEQLCINFTNERLQQFFNHHMFVLEQEEYKKEGINWAFIDFGMDLLACIDLIEKPMGILSILEEESMFPKATDKTFEDKLTSNHLGKSPNFRKPAPPKPGCQAGHFALAHYAGVVSYNITGWLEKNKDPLNDTVVDQFKKGTNKLLVEIFADHPGQSGGQADAGGKGGRGKKGGGFATVSSSYKEQLNNLMTTLKSTQPHFVRCIIPNELKQAGVIDSHLVMHQLTCNGVLEGIRICRKGFPNRMVYPDFKLRYKILYPKGVKDSMSPEEATKTILQGIELDPEQYRLGNTKVFFRAGVLGQMEELRDERLSKIIGWLQSYIRGYIARKDFKKLQDQRLALLVIQRSLRKYMKLRSWPWWKMWSRVKPLLNVANIEDELRRLEEEVEKVTAALEREEKLRKELEALNSKLLAEKTQLLQSLEGEKGSASSIQERAAKLAAQKSDLESQLSETQERLTQEEDARNQLFQQKKKLEQENAGLKKDVEDLELSIQKSDQDKASKDHQIRNLNDEIAHQDELINKLNKEKKLSGETAQKTAEELQAAEDKINHLNKVKNKLEQTLDELEDSLEREKKLRGDIEKGKRKTEGDLKLTQEAVSDLERNKKELEQTIQRKDKELASLTAKLEDEQALVGKQQKQIKELQSRIEELEEEVEAERQARAKAEKQRADLARELEELGERLEEAGGATSAQIELNKKREAEMSKLRRDLEEANIQHEATLANLRKKHNDAVAEMGDQIDQLNKLKTKAEKDKCQFLCELNDTRASLDHISNEKAQTEKIYKQVQHQLNEVQGKLDETNRTLNDFDAAKKKLSIENSDLLRQLEEAESQVSQLAKIKISLTTQLEDTKRLADEEGRERATLLGKFRNLEHDIDNIREQLEEEAEAKADIQRQLSKANAEVQLWRTKYESEGIARVEELEEAKRKLQARLAEAEETIESLNQKVIALEKTKQRLATEVEDLQLEVDRATAIANAAEKKAKAIDKIIGEWKLKVDDLAAELDASQKECRNYSTELFRLKGAYEEAQEQLEGVRRENKNLADEVKDLLDQIGEGGRNIHEIEKQRKRLEVEKDELQAALEEAEAALEQEENKVLRAQLELSQVRQEIDRRIQEKEEEFENTRKNHQRALDSMQASLEAEAKGKAEALRMKKKLEADINELEIALDHANKANAEAQKNIKRYQQQLKDVQTALEEESRAREDAREQLGISERRANALQNEVEESRTLLEQSDRGRRQVEQELADAHEQLNELSAQATSISAAKRKLEGELQTLHSDLDELLNEAKNSEEKAKKAMVDAARLADELRAEQDHAQTQEKLRKALETQIKELQVRLDEAENNALKGGKKAIQKLEQRVRELENELDGEQRRHADAQKNLRKSERRIKELSFQGDEDRKNHERMQDLVDKLQQKIKTYKRQIEEAEEIAALNLAKFRKAQQELEEAEERADLAEQAIAKFRTKGRSGSTARGGSPIGHRPPVKPQFDGFAFPPRFDLHPEGDF
- the LOC100167379 gene encoding myosin heavy chain, muscle isoform X41 is translated as MPRVVKQEGDDPDPTPYLFVSLEQKRIDQTKPYDAKKACWVPDEAEGFVQGEIRGTKGELVTVALPNGEEKSFKKDNVCPVNPPKFEKAEDMADLTYLNDASVLHNLRQRYFCKLIYTYSGLFCVAINPYKRFPVYTNRCAKLYRGKRRNEVPPHIFAISDGAYVNMLTNKENQSMLITGESGAGKTENTKKVIAYFATVGASTKKEEEAAGGVKKKGSLEDQVVQTNPVLEAFGNAKTVRNDNSSRFGKFIRIHFGPSGKLAGADIETYLLEKARVISQQSLERSYHIFYQIMSGSVKGVKEMCMLSNNIYDYNNVSQGKITIPGMDDGEEFMLTDQAFDVLGFTEEEKNDIYKITASVMHMGGMKFKQRGREEQAEADGTDEGARVAKLLGVDCDDLYKNLLKPRIKVGNEFVTQGRNKDQVAYSVGAMSKGMFDRLFKFMVKKCNETLDTQQKRQHFIGVLDIAGFEIFDFNGFEQLCINFTNEKLQQFFNHHMFVLEQEEYKREGIEWTFIDFGMDLQQCIDLIEKPMGILSILEEESMFPKATDKTFEDKLTSNHLGKSPNFRKPAPPKPGCQAGHFALAHYAGVVSYNITGWLEKNKDPLNDTVVDQFKKGTNKLLVEIFADHPGQSGGQADAGGKGGRGKKGGGFATVSSSYKEQLNNLMTTLKSTQPHFVRCIIPNELKQAGVIDSHLVMHQLTCNGVLEGIRICRKGFPNRMVYPDFKLRYKILYPKGVKDSMSPEEATKTILQGIELDPEQYRLGNTKVFFRAGVLGQMEELRDERLSKIIGWLQSYIRGYIARKDFKKLQDQRLALLVIQRSLRKYMKLRSWPWWKMWSRVKPLLNVANIEDELRRLEEEVEKVTAALEREEKLRKELEALNSKLLAEKTQLLQSLEGEKGSASSIQERAAKLAAQKSDLESQLSETQERLTQEEDARNQLFQQKKKLEQENAGLKKDVEDLELSIQKSDQDKASKDHQIRNLNDEIAHQDELINKLNKEKKLSGETAQKTAEELQAAEDKINHLNKVKNKLEQTLDELEDSLEREKKLRGDIEKGKRKTEGDLKLTQEAVSDLERNKKELEQTIQRKDKELASLTAKLEDEQALVGKQQKQIKELQSRIEELEEEVEAERQARAKAEKQRADLARELEELGERLEEAGGATSAQIELNKKREAEMSKLRRDLEEANIQHEATLANLRKKHNDAVAEMGDQIDQLNKLKTKAEKDKCQFLCELNDTRASLDHISNEKAQTEKIYKQVQHQLNEVQGKLDETNRTLNDFDAAKKKLSIENSDLLRQLEEAESQVSQLAKIKISLTTQLEDTKRLADEEGRERATLLGKFRNLEHDIDNIREQLEEEAEAKADIQRQLSKANAEVQLWRTKYESEGIARVEELEEAKRKLQARLAEAEETIESLNQKVIALEKTKQRLATEVEDLQLEVDRATAIANAAEKKAKAIDKIIGEWKLKVDDLAAELDASQKECRNYSTELFRLKGAYEEAQEQLEGVRRENKNLADEVKDLLDQIGEGGRNIHEIEKQRKRLEVEKDELQAALEEAEAALEQEENKVLRAQLELSQVRQEIDRRIQEKEEEFENTRKNHQRALDSMQASLEAEAKGKAEALRMKKKLEADINELEIALDHANKANAEAQKNIKRYQQQLKDVQTALEEESRAREDAREQLGISERRANALQNEVEESRTLLEQSDRGRRQVEQELADAHEQLNELSAQATSISAAKRKLEGELQTLHSDLDELLNEAKNSEEKAKKAMVDAARLADELRAEQDHAQTQEKLRKALETQIKELQVRLDEAENNALKGGKKAIQKLEQRVRELENELDGEQRRHADAQKNLRKSERRIKELSFQGDEDRKNHERMQDLVDKLQQKIKTYKRQIEEAEEIAALNLAKFRKAQQELEEAEERADLAEQAIAKFRTKGRSGSTARGGSPIGHRPPVKPQFDGFAFPPRFDLHPEGDF
- the LOC100167379 gene encoding myosin heavy chain, muscle isoform X3, translating into MPRVVKQEGDDPDPTPYLFVSLEQKRIDQTKPYDAKKACWVPDEAEGFVQGEIRGTKGELVTVALPNGEVKDFKKDQVGQVNPPKYEKAEDMSNLTYLNDASVLYNLKERYYHKLIYTYSGLFCVAINPYKRFPVYTNRCAKLYRGKRRNEVPPHIFAISDGAYVNMLTNKENQSMLITGESGAGKTENTKKVIAYFATVGASTKKEEEAAGGVKKKGSLEDQVVQTNPVLEAFGNAKTVRNDNSSRFGKFIRIHFGPSGKLAGADIETYLLEKARVISQQSLERSYHIFYQIMSGSVKGVKEMCLLSNNVNDYHFVSQGKTSIPGVDDGEEFKITDQAFDVLGFTEEEKNDIYKITASVMHMGGMKFKQRGREEQAEADGTDEGARVAKLLGVDCDDLYKNLLKPRIKVGNEFVTQGRNKDQVAYSVGAMSKGMFDRLFKFMVKKCNETLDTQQKRQHFIGVLDIAGFEIFDYNGFEQLCINFTNEKLQQFFNHHMFVLEQEEYQREGIEWAFIDFGMDLAACIELIEKPMGILSILEEESMFPKATDKTFEDKLTSNHLGKSPNFRKPAPPKPGCQAGHFALAHYAGVVSYNITGWLEKNKDPLNDTVVDQFKKGTNKLLVEIFADHPGQSGGQADAGGKGGRGKKGGGFATVSSSYKEQLNNLMTTLKSTQPHFVRCIIPNELKQAGVIDSHLVMHQLTCNGVLEGIRICRKGFPNRMVYPDFKLRYKILAPAAAEKETDPKKCAGVILENVGLDPDKYRLGHTKVFFRAGVLGQMEELRDERLSKIIGWLQSYIRGYIARKDFKKLQDQRLALLVIQRSLRKYMKLRSWPWWKMWSRVKPLLNVANIEDELRRLEEEVEKVTAALEREEKLRKELEALNSKLLAEKTQLLQSLEGEKGSASSIQERAAKLAAQKSDLESQLSETQERLTQEEDARNQLFQQKKKLEQENAGLKKDVEDLELSIQKSDQDKASKDHQIRNLNDEIAHQDELINKLNKEKKLSGETAQKTAEELQAAEDKINHLNKVKNKLEQTLDELEDSLEREKKLRGDIEKGKRKTEGDLKLTQEAVSDLERNKKELEQTIQRKDKELASLTAKLEDEQALVGKQQKQIKELQSRIEELEEEVEAERQARAKAEKQRADLARELEELGERLEEAGGATSAQIELNKKREAEMSKLRRDLEEANIQHEATLANLRKKHNDAVAEMGDQIDQLNKLKTKAEKDKCQFLCELNDTRASLDHISNEKAQTEKIYKQVQHQLNEVQGKLDETNRTLNDFDAAKKKLSIENSDLLRQLEEAESQVSQLAKIKISLTTQLEDTKRLADEEGRERATLLGKFRNLEHDIDNIREQLEEEAEAKADIQRQLSKANAEVQLWRTKYESEGIARVEELEEAKRKLQARLAEAEETIESLNQKVIALEKTKQRLATEVEDLQLEVDRATAIANAAEKKAKAIDKIIGEWKLKVDDLAAELDASQKECRNYSTELFRLKGAYEEAQEQLEGVRRENKNLADEVKDLLDQIGEGGRNIHEIEKQRKRLEVEKDELQAALEEAEAALEQEENKVLRAQLELSQVRQEIDRRIQEKEEEFENTRKNHQRALDSMQASLEAEAKGKAEALRMKKKLEADINELEIALDHANKANAEAQKNIKRYQQQLKDVQTALEEESRAREDAREQLGISERRANALQNEVEESRTLLEQSDRGRRQVEQELADAHEQLNELSAQATSISAAKRKLEGELQTLHSDLDELLNEAKNSEEKAKKAMVDAARLADELRAEQDHAQTQEKLRKALETQIKELQVRLDEAENNALKGGKKAIQKLEQRVRELENELDGEQRRHADAQKNLRKSERRIKELSFQGDEDRKNHERMQDLVDKLQQKIKTYKRQIEEAEEIAALNLAKFRKAQQELEEAEERADLAEQAIAKFRTKGRSGSTARGGSPIGHRPPVKPQFDGFAFPPRFDLHPEGDF